Proteins from a single region of Acidovorax sp. NCPPB 3576:
- a CDS encoding type II secretion system F family protein encodes MATAASRDIKDFVFEWEGKDRSGKIVRGEVRAVGENQVQATLRRQGVLPTKIKKRRMRSGKKIKPKDIALFTRQMATMMKAGVPLLQSFDIVGRGNTNASVTKLLNDIRSDVETGTSLNGAFRKYPMYFDSLYCNLVEAGEAAGILEALLDRLAMYMEKTEAIKSKIKSALMYPISVVIVAFVVVTVIMIFVIPAFKEVFTSFGAELPAPTLLVMGMSEIFVKWWWLIFGVLGGGFYFFMQAWRRSEKVQMFMDRLLLRLPVFGSLIDKSCVARWTRTLSTMFAAGVPLVEALDSVGGASGNSVYALATERIQQEVSTGTSLTAAMGNANVFPSMVIQMCAIGEESGSIDHMLSKAADFYEAEVDEMVAGLSSLMEPIIIVFLGTIIGGIVVSMYLPIFKLGQVV; translated from the coding sequence ATGGCAACCGCCGCATCGAGAGATATCAAGGACTTTGTCTTTGAGTGGGAGGGCAAGGATCGTAGTGGAAAGATTGTCCGCGGAGAAGTGCGAGCCGTCGGCGAAAACCAAGTCCAAGCGACATTGCGCAGACAAGGAGTCCTGCCCACCAAAATCAAGAAGCGGCGCATGCGTTCGGGCAAGAAAATCAAGCCCAAGGACATCGCTCTGTTCACGCGCCAGATGGCAACCATGATGAAGGCCGGCGTACCGTTGCTGCAATCCTTTGATATTGTGGGCCGAGGCAATACCAATGCCAGCGTCACAAAGTTGCTCAATGACATTCGAAGTGATGTGGAAACGGGAACATCGCTAAATGGTGCATTTCGCAAGTACCCAATGTATTTCGACAGTCTTTATTGCAATCTTGTTGAAGCTGGCGAAGCTGCAGGTATTTTGGAGGCTTTGCTGGATAGGCTTGCCATGTACATGGAAAAGACCGAGGCCATCAAATCGAAGATCAAATCAGCATTGATGTATCCCATTTCGGTGGTTATCGTTGCATTTGTTGTCGTAACGGTGATCATGATTTTTGTGATTCCCGCATTCAAGGAAGTCTTCACTTCATTTGGAGCAGAATTGCCAGCGCCCACGCTCCTTGTGATGGGCATGAGTGAGATATTTGTCAAATGGTGGTGGCTCATTTTTGGCGTATTAGGTGGGGGATTTTATTTTTTCATGCAGGCTTGGCGCCGTAGCGAAAAAGTACAGATGTTCATGGATCGCCTATTGCTGCGGCTACCCGTTTTCGGGTCTTTGATTGATAAATCATGTGTAGCTCGCTGGACTCGTACGCTGTCCACCATGTTCGCCGCTGGCGTTCCCTTGGTTGAAGCCTTGGATTCGGTGGGTGGTGCATCTGGCAATTCCGTGTATGCCCTCGCTACTGAAAGAATTCAGCAGGAAGTGTCGACAGGGACGAGCTTGACGGCAGCCATGGGCAATGCCAATGTCTTCCCCTCCATGGTGATTCAAATGTGCGCCATCGGGGAAGAATCAGGCTCCATCGATCACATGTTGAGTAAGGCAGCGGATTTCTACGAAGCAGAAGTGGATGAAATGGTTGCAGGGCTCTCCAGCCTAATGGAACCTATCATCATCGTTTTCCTGGGCACGATCATTGGGGGCATCGTGGTTTCGATGTACCTCCCGATTTTCAAACTGGGTCAAGTCGTCTGA